Proteins encoded together in one Camelina sativa cultivar DH55 chromosome 9, Cs, whole genome shotgun sequence window:
- the LOC104711671 gene encoding uncharacterized protein LOC104711671 isoform X2, giving the protein MGCCQSRIDSKEIVSRCKARKRYLKQLVKARQTLSVSHALYLRSLRAVGSSLVHFSSKETPLHLHNHPPSPSPPPPPPPRPPPPPLSPGSETTTWTSTTNSSALPPPPPPPPPPPPPPPSSTWDFWDPFIPPPPSSSEEEWEEDTTTTTATRTATGTGTGSDAAVTTAPTTATPQASSVVSGFSKDTMTTTTTGSELAVVVSRNGKDLMEIIKEVDEYFLKAADSGASLSSLLEISTSITAFSGLTKPGKMYSNYECNLNPTSFWTRGFAPKLNEYRTAGVVVGGNCIVGSHSSTVDRLYAWEKKLFQEVKNAESIKMEHEKKLEQVRRLEMKRAEYLKTEKAKKDVEKLESQLSVSSQAIQSASNEIIKLRETELYPQLVELVKGLMCMWRSMYESHQVQTHIVQQLKYLNTIPSTEPTSELHRQSTLQLELEIQQWHHSFCNLVKAQRDYIQSLTGWLRLSLFQFSKNPLVKSSYESKIYSFCEEWHLAIDRIPDKVASEGIKSFLTAVHGIVAQQADEHKQKKRTEAMLKDFEKKSAALRALESKYSPYSVPESRKTNPVVEKRVKVEMLKGKAEEEKSKHEKSVSVTRAMTLNNLQMGFPHVFQAMVGFSSVCMQAFESVYNEAKSIGEDQEEVKRLLP; this is encoded by the exons ATGGGTTGTTGTCAGTCAAGGATAGATAGCAAAGAGATAGTGTCTCGTTGCAAAGCAAGGAAGAGGTACTTGAAACAGCTTGTCAAAGCTAGACaaactctctctgtctctcacgCGCTTTATCTCCGTTCTCTACGCGCCGTCGGCTCTTCCCTTGTTCACTTCTCTTCCAAAGAAACTCCTCTTCACCTCCACAACCAtcctccatctccatctcctcctcctccacctccgccgcgtcctcctcctcctcctcttagcCCTGGTTCAGAAACCACTACTTGGACCTCCACCACCAATTCATCCgctctccctcctcctcctccgccgccgcctccacctcctcctcctccgccttctTCTACATGGGACTTCTGGGATCCGTTTATACCGCCGCCTCCTTCTTCCTCAGAGGAAGAGTGGGAGGAAGacacaaccaccaccaccgcaaCAAGAACCGCGACAGGAACCGGAACTGGTTCTGACGCTGCTGTCACGACTGCTCCGACGACAGCTACTCCTCAAGCTTCGTCTGTAGTGAGTGGGTTCTCTAAAGATACAATGACAACGACGACGACGGGAAGTGAGTTAGCAGTTGTGGTGTCGAGGAATGGTAAAGATCTAATGGAGATTATTAAAGAAGTCGATGAGTATTTCCTTAAAGCTGCAGATTCTGgtgcttctctctcttctctccttgAAATCTCAACCTCCATCACTGCCTTTTCTGGTCTTACCAAACCAG GGAAAATGTACAGTAACTACGAATGCAATTTGAATCCGACGTCGTTTTGGACAAGGGGGTTTGCTCCTAAGTTAAACGAATACAGAACCGCAGGAGTAGTAGTTGGAGGAAACTGCATTGTTGGTAGCCATTCCTCTACAGTGGACAGACTCTATGCTTGGGAgaagaaactttttcaagaggTCAAG AATGCAGAGAGCATAAAGATGGAGCATGAGAAGAAATTGGAGCAAGTGAGGAGGCTTGAGATGAAGAGAGCTGAGTATCTCAAGACTGAGAAGGCtaagaaagacgttgagaagtTAGAATCTCAACTCTCAGTTTCTTCACAAGCCATCCAAAGCGCTTCTAACGAGATCATCAAGCTCAGAGAGACCGAGCTTTATCCTCAGCTCGTCGAGCTTGTTAAAGG GCTAATGTGTATGTGGAGGAGTATGTACGAGAGCCACCAGGTTCAAACTCATATTGTTCAGCAGCTTAAGTACCTCAACACCATTCCATCCACTGAACCTACATCCGAGCTTCACAGACAATCAACTCTTCAGCTTGAGCTCGAGATCCAACAATGGCATCATTCTTTCTGCAATTTAGTCAAGGCTCAGCGTGACTACATCCAATCTCTCACGGGTTGGCTCAGGTTAAGTTTGTTCCAGTTCAGCAAGAACCCACTTGTTAAGAGTAGCTACGAGTCAAAGATCTACAGCTTCTGTGAGGAATGGCATTTGGCTATCGATCGTATCCCTGATAAAGTAGCATCTGAAGGGATCAAGAGCTTTCTAACTGCAGTCCATGGAATTGTGGCTCAACAGGCCGACGAGcataagcagaagaagagaacagaAGCTATGTTAAAAGATTTTGAGAAGAAATCAGCTGCGCTGAGAGCGCTCGAAAGTAAGTATAGTCCATATTCAGTGCCTGAGAGCAGGAAAACGAACCCTGTCGTAGAGAAGAGAGTAAAGGTTGAGATGCTAAAAGGAAaggcagaagaagagaagagtaagCATGAGAAGTCAGTGAGCGTGACTAGAGCCATGACTCTAAATAACTTGCAGATGGGATTCCCTCATGTGTTTCAGGCAATGGTTGGGTTTTCAAGTGTGTGTATGCAAGCCTTTGAGTCTGTGTACAATGAAGCTAAGAGCATCGGTGAGGATCAAGAGGAGGTCAAGAGGTTGCTCCCTTAG
- the LOC104711672 gene encoding rac-like GTP-binding protein ARAC11, with product MSASRFVKCVTVGDGAVGKTCLLISYTSNTFPTDYVPTVFDNFSANVVVNGSTVNLGLWDTAGQEDYNRLRPLSYRGADVFILAFSLISKASYENVSKKWIPELKHYAPGVPIVLVGTKLDLRDDKQFFIDHPGAVPITTAQGEELRKQIGSPTYIECSSKTQENVKAVFDAAIRVVLQPPKQKKKKSKAQKACSIL from the exons ATGAGTGCTTCGAGATTCGTAAAGTGCGTGACGGTTGGTGATGGAGCTGTCGGAAAAACATGTTTGTTGATTTCTTACACAAGCAACACTTTCCCTACG GATTATGTGCCTACCGTTTTCGATAATTTCAGTGcaaatgttgttgttaatgGAAGCACCGTGAATCTTGGATTGTGGGATACTGCAG GGCAAGAGGATTACAACAGATTGAGACCACTGAGTTACCGTGGAGCAGATGTTTTCATTTTGGCTTTCTCTCTTATCAGTAAAGCCAGTTATGAAAACGTTTCCAAAAAG TGGATCCCGGAGTTGAAACATTATGCGCCTGGTGTCCCCATCGTCCTTGTTGGAACAAAGCTTG ATCTTCGAGATGATAAACAGTTCTTTATCGACCATCCTGGCGCTGTCCCGATTACTACTGCTCAGGGTGAGGAGCTGAGGAAGCAAATAGGATCACCTACTTACATCGAATGCAGTTCCAAAACTCAAGAG AATGTGAAGGCGGTTTTTGACGCAGCCATCCGAGTGGTGTTGCAACCGccaaagcagaagaagaagaagagcaaagcgCAGAAGGCTTGCTCCATTCTATGA
- the LOC104715543 gene encoding L10-interacting MYB domain-containing protein-like, with amino-acid sequence MANRIFDEEQYQHHQQQPKWTPFLTKLLADLLVDQVLKGNRVNNSIPNKAWNFISSEFYKTSGLKWGKEHLKNRFALLKRQFALVKLLLSRDDFIFDESTGSLIATDEAWDQYVKEYPDAEDIRTIGCPIYKQLCQIFTEDSMTNGKHEVCSSEYDDTAAVCSPTPKRRRRGVEASIANAIFEMAAASKLRTTALMQLSRRFSLSECIRELDRIHGVPEDVYFAALESFNNASVRETFLSLKSDMRLAWLQWKCAKS; translated from the exons ATGGCGAATCGAATCTTTGATGAAGAGCAGTATCAACATCATCAGCAGCAACCAAAGTGGACGCCTTTCTTAACGAAGCTACTCGCAGATCTATTAGTCGATCAAGTCCTTAAAGGAAACAGAGTGAACAATTCTATCCCTAATAAAGCTTGGAACTTTATATCCTCTGAGTTTTACAAAACAAGTGGTCTTAAATGGGGTAAAGAACATCTCAAGAACAGATTCGCTCTTCTCAAACGCCAGTTTGCACTTGTTAAGTTACTACTATCTCGAGATGACTTCATTTTTGATGAATCCACTGGTTCTCTTATCGCCACTGATGAAGCTTGGGACCAATATGTAAAG GAGTATCCAGATGCAGAGGACATAAGAACAATTGGTTGTCCAATCTACAAGCAGCTCTGCCAGATATTCACAGAAGATTCCATGACCAATGGGAAACATGAAGTATGTTCATCTGAGTATGATGATACTGCTGCAGTGTGTTCTCCTACTCCTAAGAGAAGGCGCAGAGGTGTGGAGGCTTCTATTGCCAATGCTATATTTGAAATGGCAGCTGCGTCGAAGCTGCGGACTACTGCTTTGATGCAGCTGAGTAGGCGGTTCTCTCTTTCCGAGTGTATCAGAGAGCTAGATCGTATTCACGGCGTACCTGAGGATGTTTATTTTGCAGCACTCGAGTCCTTTAATAACGCAAGTGTAAGGGAGACGTTCTTGTCTTTGAAAAGTGACATGCGCTTGGCCTGGCTTCAATGGAAGTGTGCCAAGAGCTGA
- the LOC104711671 gene encoding uncharacterized protein LOC104711671 isoform X1 codes for MGCCQSRIDSKEIVSRCKARKRYLKQLVKARQTLSVSHALYLRSLRAVGSSLVHFSSKETPLHLHNHPPSPSPPPPPPPRPPPPPLSPGSETTTWTSTTNSSALPPPPPPPPPPPPPPPSSTWDFWDPFIPPPPSSSEEEWEEDTTTTTATRTATGTGTGSDAAVTTAPTTATPQASSVVSGFSKDTMTTTTTGSELAVVVSRNGKDLMEIIKEVDEYFLKAADSGASLSSLLEISTSITAFSGLTKPGEQSSSCLLHDYLRWLSDFDLCVSPGKMYSNYECNLNPTSFWTRGFAPKLNEYRTAGVVVGGNCIVGSHSSTVDRLYAWEKKLFQEVKNAESIKMEHEKKLEQVRRLEMKRAEYLKTEKAKKDVEKLESQLSVSSQAIQSASNEIIKLRETELYPQLVELVKGLMCMWRSMYESHQVQTHIVQQLKYLNTIPSTEPTSELHRQSTLQLELEIQQWHHSFCNLVKAQRDYIQSLTGWLRLSLFQFSKNPLVKSSYESKIYSFCEEWHLAIDRIPDKVASEGIKSFLTAVHGIVAQQADEHKQKKRTEAMLKDFEKKSAALRALESKYSPYSVPESRKTNPVVEKRVKVEMLKGKAEEEKSKHEKSVSVTRAMTLNNLQMGFPHVFQAMVGFSSVCMQAFESVYNEAKSIGEDQEEVKRLLP; via the exons ATGGGTTGTTGTCAGTCAAGGATAGATAGCAAAGAGATAGTGTCTCGTTGCAAAGCAAGGAAGAGGTACTTGAAACAGCTTGTCAAAGCTAGACaaactctctctgtctctcacgCGCTTTATCTCCGTTCTCTACGCGCCGTCGGCTCTTCCCTTGTTCACTTCTCTTCCAAAGAAACTCCTCTTCACCTCCACAACCAtcctccatctccatctcctcctcctccacctccgccgcgtcctcctcctcctcctcttagcCCTGGTTCAGAAACCACTACTTGGACCTCCACCACCAATTCATCCgctctccctcctcctcctccgccgccgcctccacctcctcctcctccgccttctTCTACATGGGACTTCTGGGATCCGTTTATACCGCCGCCTCCTTCTTCCTCAGAGGAAGAGTGGGAGGAAGacacaaccaccaccaccgcaaCAAGAACCGCGACAGGAACCGGAACTGGTTCTGACGCTGCTGTCACGACTGCTCCGACGACAGCTACTCCTCAAGCTTCGTCTGTAGTGAGTGGGTTCTCTAAAGATACAATGACAACGACGACGACGGGAAGTGAGTTAGCAGTTGTGGTGTCGAGGAATGGTAAAGATCTAATGGAGATTATTAAAGAAGTCGATGAGTATTTCCTTAAAGCTGCAGATTCTGgtgcttctctctcttctctccttgAAATCTCAACCTCCATCACTGCCTTTTCTGGTCTTACCAAACCAGGTGAACAATCAAGCTCTTGTCTTCTTCACGATTACTTAAGGTGGCTGagtgattttgatttgtgtgtGTCTCCAGGGAAAATGTACAGTAACTACGAATGCAATTTGAATCCGACGTCGTTTTGGACAAGGGGGTTTGCTCCTAAGTTAAACGAATACAGAACCGCAGGAGTAGTAGTTGGAGGAAACTGCATTGTTGGTAGCCATTCCTCTACAGTGGACAGACTCTATGCTTGGGAgaagaaactttttcaagaggTCAAG AATGCAGAGAGCATAAAGATGGAGCATGAGAAGAAATTGGAGCAAGTGAGGAGGCTTGAGATGAAGAGAGCTGAGTATCTCAAGACTGAGAAGGCtaagaaagacgttgagaagtTAGAATCTCAACTCTCAGTTTCTTCACAAGCCATCCAAAGCGCTTCTAACGAGATCATCAAGCTCAGAGAGACCGAGCTTTATCCTCAGCTCGTCGAGCTTGTTAAAGG GCTAATGTGTATGTGGAGGAGTATGTACGAGAGCCACCAGGTTCAAACTCATATTGTTCAGCAGCTTAAGTACCTCAACACCATTCCATCCACTGAACCTACATCCGAGCTTCACAGACAATCAACTCTTCAGCTTGAGCTCGAGATCCAACAATGGCATCATTCTTTCTGCAATTTAGTCAAGGCTCAGCGTGACTACATCCAATCTCTCACGGGTTGGCTCAGGTTAAGTTTGTTCCAGTTCAGCAAGAACCCACTTGTTAAGAGTAGCTACGAGTCAAAGATCTACAGCTTCTGTGAGGAATGGCATTTGGCTATCGATCGTATCCCTGATAAAGTAGCATCTGAAGGGATCAAGAGCTTTCTAACTGCAGTCCATGGAATTGTGGCTCAACAGGCCGACGAGcataagcagaagaagagaacagaAGCTATGTTAAAAGATTTTGAGAAGAAATCAGCTGCGCTGAGAGCGCTCGAAAGTAAGTATAGTCCATATTCAGTGCCTGAGAGCAGGAAAACGAACCCTGTCGTAGAGAAGAGAGTAAAGGTTGAGATGCTAAAAGGAAaggcagaagaagagaagagtaagCATGAGAAGTCAGTGAGCGTGACTAGAGCCATGACTCTAAATAACTTGCAGATGGGATTCCCTCATGTGTTTCAGGCAATGGTTGGGTTTTCAAGTGTGTGTATGCAAGCCTTTGAGTCTGTGTACAATGAAGCTAAGAGCATCGGTGAGGATCAAGAGGAGGTCAAGAGGTTGCTCCCTTAG
- the LOC104715544 gene encoding pentatricopeptide repeat-containing protein At3g51320, whose translation MAKASSIRQFVTSRFIPPVPGLLKGFKLVEGSSTILHLFQVHARLITSGNFWDSSWAIRLLKCSSRFGDSSYTVSVHRSIGRLDCTNSVFKAYLVSSAPRQALGFYFDVVRFGFFPDSYTFVSLISCIEKTSCIDSGKMCHGQAVKHGCDRVLNVQNSLIHMYTCCGALDLAKKLFVEIPKRDVVSWNSVIKGAVRNGDILHAHKLFDEMPERDLVSWNIMISAYLGANNPGVSISLFREMVGTGLQGNESTFVSLLNACGRSARVKEGRSVHASLIRRALLNSSLVIDTALIDMYGKCKEVDLARRIFDSVSRKNKVTWNVMILGHCLHGNPEDGFELFEAMINGKLIPDEVTFVGVLCGCARAGLVSRGESYYTLMVDEFEIKPNFGHQWCMANLYSGAGFPEEAEETLKNLQEEDVTPESAKWANLLSSSRFTGNPSIGESIAKSLIETDPQNYKYYHLLMNIYSVTGRWEDVDRVREIVKEKKIGRIPGCGLVDLKEIVHGLRLGCQEAENVITETSLEKSVIY comes from the coding sequence ATGGCAAAAGCTTCTTCTATTCGCCAATTCGTCACATCCAGATTCATCCCCCCTGTCCCTGGTCTGCTTAAGGGTTTCAAACTTGTCGAAGGTTCCAGTACTATTCTACACCTCTTCCAAGTCCACGCTAGGCTTATCACCTCTGGTAACTTCTGGGATTCTTCTTGGGCTATCAGATTGTTGAAGTGTTCTTCGCGATTCGGCGATTCCAGCTACACCGTATCGGTACACCGCAGCATTGGGAGGCTCGACTGTACTAATTCCGTATTTAAGGCGTATTTGGTCTCTTCTGCTCCGAGACAAGCGTTGGGGTTTTACTTCGATGTAGtgagatttggtttttttcctGATAGTTACACCTTCGTTTCGTTGATTAGTTGTATCGAGAAGACGTCTTGCATTGATTCTGGCAAAATGTGTCACGGGCAAGCTGTTAAGCATGGATGCGATCGAGTTTTGAATGTTCAGAACTCGTTGATTCATATGTATACTTGTTGTGGAGCTTTGGATCTTGCGAAGAAGCTGTTTGTTGAAATTCCTAAGAGAGATGTTGTGTCTTGGAACTCTGTAATCAAAGGGGCGGTGAGGAATGGTGATATTTTGCATGCGCACAAgttgtttgatgaaatgcctgagagaGATTTGGTTTCTTGGAATATCATGATTAGTGCTTATTTGGGTGCTAACAATCCTGGAGTTTCCATTAGTTTGTTTCGTGAGATGGTTGGAACAGGGTTGCAAGGAAATGAGAGTACTTTTGTTTCGTTGTTGAATGCTTGTGGTAGATCAGCTAGAGTTAAGGAAGGTAGGTCCGTTCATGCTTCATTGATACGAAGAGCCTTGTTGAATTCGAGTTTAGTTATTGATACAGCTTTGATTGACATGTATGGAAAGTGCAAGGAAGTAGATTTAGCACGTAGGATATTCGATAGTGTATCCCGTAAGAACAAAGTTACATGGAATGTGATGATATTGGGACATTGTCTACACGGGAATCCTGAAGATGGGTTCGAATTATTTGAAGCTATGATCAATGGTAAGCTCATACCTGATGAAGTAACATTTGTTGGTGTTCTCTGCGGTTGTGCTAGAGCTGGGCTTGTTTCTCGAGGAGAAAGTTACTACACCCTGATGGTTGATGAGTTTGAGATCAAACCAAACTTTGGACACCAATGGTGCATGGCTAATCTTTACTCCGGCGCTGGATTCCctgaagaagcagaggaaactCTGAAGAATTTGCAAGAGGAAGATGTGACGCCGGAGTCTGCAAAATGGGCTAATTTGCTCAGCTCTTCGCGTTTCACAGGAAATCCGTCTATAGGGGAGAGTATTGCCAAGTCCCTGATAGAGACGGATCCTCAGAACTACAAGTATTACCATTTGCTGATGAATATCTACAGCGTTACAGGACGGTGGGAGGATGTTGATAGAGTGAGGGAGATAgtgaaggaaaagaaaataggACGGATACCAGGGTGTGGCCTTGTGGACTTGAAGGAGATAGTCCATGGACTAAGACTAGGATGCCAAGAGGCAGAAAATGTGATCACCGAGACTAGTTTAGAGAAATCAGTGATTTACTGA
- the LOC104711670 gene encoding protein POLLENLESS 3-LIKE 2, which yields MMRDVFRPTKSAPCSPAKPLGISRTQSESFHAIHKVPVGDSPYVRAKNVQLVEKDPERAIPLFWKAINAGDRVDSALKDMAIVMKQQNRAEEAIEAIKSLRVRCSDQAQESLDNILLDLYKRCGRLDDQIGLLKHKLFLIQKGLAFNGKRTKTARSQGKKFQVSVEQEATRLLGNLGWALMQRDNFVEAEDAYRRALSIAPDNNKMCNLGICLMKQGRIDEAKETLRRVKPAVVDGPRGVDSHLKAYERAQQMLNDLGSEMMRRGGDDKVEQRRLFDAIFGSSSIWQPQPCSEQNVKPKSKPVGLSNDGYGDENVKMSVNPVVVNPLRVDAKPFFSSKLIISNNEKLKRTRSSSQNMGVMSGSGGDDLEVEASAKRRLSMEKKATECGLPDNKDFEDAILAAVLGTETKVDKKRLKVFQDITLCINQSL from the exons ATGATGAGAGATGTATTCAGGCCGACCAAATCAGCCCCGTGTTCTCCTGCAAAGCCACTTGGTATCTCCCGTACTCAGTCTGAATCGTTTCATGCTATCCACAAAGTCCCTGTTGGAGACAGTCCTTATGTCAGAGCAAAGAATGTTCAG TTGGTGGAGAAGGATCCAGAGAGAGCAATTCCTCTGTTCTGGAAGGCCATTAATGCTGGAGATAGAGTGGACAGTGCTTTGAAAGACATGGCTATTGTGATGAAGCAACAAAACCGCGCTGAAGAAGCCATTGAAGCCATCAAATCTCTTAGAGTTAGGTGTTCAGATCAAGCCCAGGAGTCTCTCGACAATATCCTTCTAGATCTCTACAAG AGATGTGGGAGATTAGATGACCAGATTGGACTTTTGAAACACAAACTCTTTTTGATACAAAAAGGTCTCGCCTTTAATGGTAAACGAACCAAAACCGCGAGATCTCAAGGCAAGAAGTTTCAGGTCTCTGTGGAGCAAGAAGCCACTCGGTTACTG GGAAACTTGGGATGGGCTCTGATGCAAAGAGACAATTTTGTGGAAGCTGAAGATGCGTACAGGAGGGCTTTATCAATAGCAccagacaacaacaaaatgtgCAACCTTGGTATCTGCCTTATGAAGCAAGGAAGGATTGATGAAGCTAAAGAGACTTTACGACGTGTGAAACCAGCTGTCGTGGATGGTCCTAGAGGAGTGGATTCTCATCTTAAAGCTTACGAGAGAGCGCAACAGATGCTTAACGATCTTGGATCCGAGATGATGAGAAGAGGAGGTGATGATAAGGTTGAACAAAGAAGGCTCTTTGACGCCATCTTTGGATCTTCCTCTATCTGGCAACCTCAGCCTTGTAGTGAGCAGAACGTGAAACCAAAATCGAAGCCTGTTGGTTTGAGCAACGATGGATACGGTGACGAGAACGTGAAGATGAGTGTGAATCCAGTAGTTGTAAACCCATTGAGGGTTGATGCAAAACCGTTCTTCTCTTCAAAGTTGATCATAAGTAACAACGAGAAGCTGAAGAGAACAAGATCATCGAGCCAAAACATGGGAGTAATGAGTGGTAGTGGTGGTGATGATCTTGAGGTAGAGGCAAGCGCGAAAAGGAGACTGTCGATGGAGAAGAAAGCAACAGAATGTGGATTACCAGACAACAAAGACTTCGAAGATGCGATCTTGGCTGCTGTTTTGGGGACAGAAACAAAAGTGGACAAGAAGAGGCTCAAGGTGTTCCAGGACATCACTTTGTGCATCAATCAGAGTCTCTAA
- the LOC104711673 gene encoding vacuolar protein sorting-associated protein 35C: protein MIADDDEKWLAAAMTAVKQNAFYMQRAIDSNNLKDALKFSAQMLSELRTSKLSPHKYYELYMRVFNELGTLEIFFKEETGRGCSIAELYELVQHAGNILPRLYLLCTIGSVYIKSKDVTTTDILKDLVEMCRAVQHPLRGLFLRSYLAQVTRDKLPSIVSELEGDGDAQMNALEFVLQNFTEMNKLWVRMQHQGSSREKEKREKERNELRDLVGKNLHVLSQLEGVDLGIYRDTVLPRILEQVVNCKDELAQCYLMDCIIQVFPDDFHLQTLDVLLGACPQLQPSVDIKTVLSGLMERLSNYAASSVEALPNFLQVEAFSKFNYAIGKVVEAQVDLPAAGSVTLYLFLLKFTLHVYSDRLDYVDQVLGSCVTQLSATGKLCDDKAAKQIVAFLSAPLEKYNNVVTILKLTNFPRVMEYLDHETNKAMAIIIVQSVLKNNTHISTADEVDAFFELAKGLIKDFDGAIDNEIDEEDFQEEQNFVARLVHNLYNDDPEEMSKIIFTVRKHILTGGPKRLPLTIPALVFSALKLIRRLRGGDENPFGDDSSATPKRILQLLSETVEALSDVSAPDLALRLYLQCAQAANDCELETVTYEFFTKAYLLYEEEISDSKAQITALRLIIGTLQRMRVFNVENRDILTHKATGYSARLLRKPDQCRAVYECAHLFWADECENLKDGERVVLCLKRAQRIADAVQKMTNASRGTSSTGSVALYVELLNKYLYFLEKGNTKVTGDTIKSLAELIRSETKKVESGAESFINSTLRYIEFQRQQDGGMSEKYEKIKMEWFE from the exons ATGATCGCCGACGACGATGAGAAGTGGCTCGCCGCAGCCATGACCGCCGTTAAGCAAAATGCTTTCTATATGCAGCGCGCCATC GACTCCAACAATCTCAAAGACGCTCTCAAGTTTTCTGCTCAGATGCTCAGCGAGCTTCGTACTTCCAAGCTTTCTCCTCATAAATACTATGAACTCT ATATGCGAGTTTTTAATGAACTGGGGACATTGGAGATATTCTTTAAGGAAGAGACGGGACGTGGTTGCTCTATTGCAGAGCTGTACGAGTTAGTCCAGCACGCCGGTAACATTTTGCCAAGATT GTATCTTCTCTGTACTATAGGATCTGTATATATCAAATCCAAGGACGTTACTACTACGGATATACTTAAGGATCTTGTTGAAATGTGTCGAGCTGTTCAACATCCTTTACGTGGTCTTTTCTTGAGAAGTTACCTTGCTCAAGTTACTAGGGATAAGTTACCCAGCATTGTTTCTGAGTTGGAAGG AGATGGTGATGCACAAATGAATGCTTTAGAGTTTGTGCTTCAGAATTTTACCGAGATGAACAAATTATGGGTCCGAATGCAACATCAG GGATCTAGTCGGGAGAAGGAAAAACGGGAGAAAGAAAGGAATGAACTACGTGATCTT GTTGGGAAGAACCTTCATGTATTGAGTCAGTTGGAAGGTGTTGACCTTGGAATCTACAGAGATACTGTTCTTCCTAGAATACTGGAGCAG GTTGTCAACTGTAAGGATGAACTTGCACAGTGCTACCTAATGGATTGCATTATTCAAGTCTTTCCTGATGATTTCCACCTTCAAACTCTCGATGTATTATTGGGTGCTTGTCCACAACTTCAG CCGTCTGTTGATATCAAGACGGTCCTTTCTGGTCTAATGGAAAGGCTTTCAAACTATGCTGCATCTAGTGTGGAAGCATTGCCTAATTTCCTGCAAGTAGAAGCCTTTTCAAAGTTCAATTATGCCATTGGGAAG GTTGTAGAAGCACAGGTGGACTTGCCAGCCGCAGGATCTGTAACattgtatttgtttcttctgaAATTTACTCTCCATGTCTATTCGGATCGTCTGGACTATGTGGATCAAGTTTTG ggATCTTGTGTTACCCAACTATCTGCAACAGGAAAGCTTTGTGATGACAAGGCAGCAAAACAGATCGTCGCGTTTCTTAGCGCTCCGTTGGAGAAGTATAATAATGTTGTAACTATTTTGAAGCTTACCAACTTTCCTCGAGTAATGGAATACCTTGACCATGAGACAAACAAAGCAATGGCAATTATTATAGTTCAGAGCGTTTTGAAAAACAATACTCACATTTCTACTGCTGATGAG GTCGATGCATTCTTTGAACTGGCAAAGGGTCTCATCAAGGATTTTGACGGAGCAATTGATAATGAG attgatgaagaagacttCCAGGAAGAGCAGAACTTTGTTGCACGGCTTGTTCACAACCTCTACAATGATGATCCAGAAGAAATGTCTAAG ATTATTTTCACAGTAAGGAAGCACATCCTGACTGGAGGACCTAAACGTTTGCCTTTAACTATACCAGCCCTTGTCTTTTCCGCTCTCAAG TTAATTCGGCGACTGCGAGGTGGAGATGAAAACCCATTTGGAGATGATTCATCAGCAACACCAAAGAGAATTCTACAGCTTTTAAGTGAG ACCGTGGAAGCTCTATCTGATGTTTCCGCACCTGATTTGGCATTGCGCCTCTACTTGCAATGTGCTCAG GCAGCAAATGACTGTGAGTTAGAAACAGTCACTTATGAGTTCTTCACAAAGGCATATCTTCTGTATGAAGAAGAAATTTCA GATTCAAAGGCTCAAATAACAGCACTACGCTTAATAATAGGGACACTCCAGCGGATGCGTGTATTTAATGTTGAGAACAGAGATATTCTGACTCACAAGGCGACAGGG taCTCTGCAAGACTCCTTAGGAAGCCAGATCAGTGTAGAGCTGTTTATGAATGTGCGCATCTCTTCTGGGCTGACGAGTGCGAGAACCTGAAAGATGGAGAGAG GGTTGTGCTTTGCTTGAAAAGGGCACAAAGAATTGCAGATGCTGTTCAAAAAATGACCAACGCATCCCGTGGTACCAGTAGCACTGGGTCGGTGGCTCTATATGTTGAACTTCTGAACAA GTATCTCTACTTCTTGGAGAAAGGAAACACAAAAGTAACAGGCGATACAATCAAGAGCTTAGCTGAATTAATCAGAAGCGAGACGAAGAAGGTTGAGTCAGGCGCAGAGTCGTTCATAAATAGCACTCTACGTTACATCGAGTTTCAGAGACAGCAAGATGGTGGCATGAGTGAGAAATACGAGAAAATCAAAATGGAATGGTTCGAATAA